A genome region from Anolis carolinensis isolate JA03-04 chromosome 6, rAnoCar3.1.pri, whole genome shotgun sequence includes the following:
- the LOC103279257 gene encoding histone H3.v1 has protein sequence MDYKGDFQAGLQEIDGIPLGYLQVGGTRMFALPQVLSLLFQGVPRAALRKAMSGLQIRSRRCDLQELRTLKAIQSVPSRAVKCSLISKADLEALRAVAPRRKRKRKGKRREAHNGALFPDSAFQKTPYSKGAPPAGKNQDILSNVLGAYPRDLQLLRGQVLSKIPDAARSKRPSCGCLAKKPRLSGSSDSDSSSLATTSDSSDEEDEEEEEEEEDSTCSSSSSSEEESELLSEPSSSGSESSSLCSGDSIQSTRYRQAALTPRLPGPPQAPSVSSGSSLLPKPLRPEPSLLFWARTLRASSLATCKETELRLKPDPKLSSPPPSSQAEPPKDPAEPNPKAAEAPPGGGRETQFDRLIRKSKLWCYAKGFNVDAKALRRSEQGKAQEKAPKAKPGKGRPRKREAAKKTAPRPNPPRPAFTLMGTFPCTPALIVGSDGDLCPASSLCVKDSVAPGKTHPLWAWQMGGHAMPVPPSLKFRAYALEDVG, from the exons ATGGATTACAAAGGAGACTTCCAAGCCGGCTTGCAAGAGATCGACGGCATCCCTCTGGGCTACTTACAG GTGGGAGGCACGCGGATGTTCGCCTTGCCGCAGGTCTTGAGCCTCCTCTTCCAAGGCGTGCCCAGGGCCGCGCTCCGCAAAGCCATGTCGGGCCTCCAGATCCGGAGCCGCCGCTGCGACTTGCAGGAGCTGCGCACcctcaaggccatccagtcgGTCCCCAGCCGCGCCGTCAAGTGCTCGCTGATCTCCAAAGCCGACCTGGAGGCCCTCCGGGCTGTGGCTCCgcggaggaagaggaaaaggaagggcaaACGACGGGAGGCCCATAACGGAGCGCTCTTCCCGGACAGCGCTTTCCAAAAGACTCCCTATTCGAAAGGCGCTCCTCCGGCGGGGAAAAATCAGGACATCCTTAGCAACGTCTTGGGCGCTTACCCGAGAGACTTGCAGCTGCTCAGAGGGCAAGTTTTGTCCAAAATCCCCGACGCGGCTCGCTCTAAACGCCCTTCTTGCGGCTGCTTGGCCAAAAAGCCTCGCTTGTCCGGCTCCAGCGACTCCGATTCCTCCAGTTTGGCGACGACGAGCGATTCCTCCgacgaggaagacgaagaggaggaggaagaggaagaagactcAAcgtgtagtagcagcagcagcagcgaagAGGAGAGTGAATTGCTCTCTGAACCTTCATCGTCGGGATCGGAGAGCAGCTCGCTTTGCAGCGGGGATTCCATCCAAAGCACTCGCTACAGGCAAGCCGCCTTGACGCCTCGTCTCCCTGGCCCTCCACAAGCGCCCTCCGTCTCCTCGGGGTCCTCGCTCCTCCCCAAACCCTTACGACCCGAGCCTAGTCTCCTCTTTTGGGCCAGGACGCTCCGCGCTTCCTCTTTGGCAACTTGCAAAGAGACGGAGTTGCGCCTCAAGCCGGACCCGAAGCTCTCTTCTCCTCCGCCGAGTTCCCAAGCGGAGCCTCCGAAGGACCCCGCTGAGCCAAACCCCAAGGCCGCCGAGGCTCCCCCCGGAGGAGGTCGAGAGACACAATTCGACCGTTTAATCCGAAAGTCCAAACTCTGGTGCTACGCTAAAGGCTTCAACGTGGACGCCAAGGCTCTGCGGCGCAGCGAGCAAGGCAAAGCGCAAGAGAAGGCGCCCAAAGCCAAGCCGGGCAAAGGGAGGCCGCGGAAAAGAGAGGCGGCGAAGAAAACCGCCCCGCGCCCCAACCCTCCCAGGCCGGCGTTCACCTTAATGGGCACCTTCCCCTGCACGCCCGCTTTAATCGTCGGCTCCGACGGGGATTTGTGCCCGGCTTCCTCGCTCTGCGTCAAGGACTCCGTGGCTCCAGGCAAGACGCACCCGCTCTGGGCCTGGCAGATGGGAGGCCACGCCATGCCCGTGCCGCCCAGCCTGAAATTCCGGGCCTACGCTTTGGAGGACGTCGGCTAG